From one Trifolium pratense cultivar HEN17-A07 linkage group LG1, ARS_RC_1.1, whole genome shotgun sequence genomic stretch:
- the LOC123883828 gene encoding glycerol-3-phosphate acyltransferase RAM2 gives MASSTFPTVNKCTSIGREKHTVVADMDGTLLIGRSSFPYFALIAFEVGGVLRLLIYLLSSPIAALLYYFISESAGIQVLVFASMAGMKLSSIESVARAVLPKFYSSDLHPETWRVFSSCGKRCVLTANPRIMVEPFLKEFLGADMVLGTEIASYKGRATGLICNPGILVGDKKAQVLKKTFGDEKPDIGLGDRVTDAPFMALCKEGYIVPAKPKVKTVTSDKLPKPIIFHDGRLVQKPTPLMALLIILWIPIGFPLACLRIAAGSLLPMKIVYYAFKALGVRVIVKGTPPPPVETSKTNHQSGVLFICSHRTLLDPIFLSTALGRAIPAVTYSVSRLSEIISPIKTVRLSRDRATDASMIKKLLQEGDLAICPEGTTCREPFLLRFSALFAELTDELVPVAMVNRMSMFHGTTARGWKGMDPFYFFMNPSPVYEVTFLNKLPKELTCGSQKSSHEVANYIQRVIASTLSYECTSFTRRDKYRALAGNDGTVVEKTNKANKVMGC, from the exons aTGGCCTCTTCAACTTTTCCAACAGTTAACAAATGCACTTCAATTGGTAGAGAAAAGCACACAGTAGTAGCAGACATGGATGGAACCTTACTAATAGGTCGTAGTTCATTTCCTTATTTTGCTCTTATAGCTTTTGAAGTTGGTGGTGTTCTTAGACTTCTAATCTATCTCTTATCTTCTCCGATCGCCGCTCTTCTTTACTATTTCATCTCCGAATCAGCTGGAATTCAAGTCCTCGTCTTCGCGTCAATGGCCGGAATGAAACTCTCTAGCATAGAATCAGTAGCAAGAGCTGTTCTTCCAAAATTCTATTCCTCTGATCTTCATCCAGAGACTTGGCGCGTGTTCTCCTCGTGCGGGAAACGTTGTGTTCTTACCGCGAATCCGAGGATTATGGTGGAACCttttttgaaggaatttttGGGTGCTGACATGGTTTTAGGAACTGAGATTGCTAGTTATAAAGGAAGAGCTACTGGTTTGATTTGTAACCCTGGAATACTTGTTGGAGATAAGAAAGCTCAAGTTCTTAAGAAAACTTTTGGTGATGAAAAGCCTGATATTGGACTTGGTGATAGAGTTACTGATGCACCTTTCATGGCTTTGTGCAAG GAGGGTTACATAGTACCAGCAAAACCAAAGGTAAAAACAGTGACAAGTGACAAACTTCCAAAACCTATAATCTTCCATGATGGAAGACTAGTACAAAAACCAACACCTTTAATGGCTTTACTCATAATTCTTTGGATCCCTATTGGTTTCCCTTTAGCATGCTTAAGAATAGCTGCAGGATCACTCCTACCAATGAAAATAGTCTATTATGCCTTTAAAGCACTTGGTGTTCGTGTCATTGTCAAGggaacaccaccaccaccagttGAAACATCCAAAACCAATCATCAATCTGGAGTTCTTTTCATTTGCTCACATAGAACCCTACTTGACCCTATCTTCCTCTCGACCGCGCTTGGTCGCGCTATCCCGGCCGTGACCTACTCCGTTTCCCGTCTCTCAGAGATCATCTCGCCAATTAAAACCGTTAGGCTTAGCCGCGACCGCGCAACGGATGCTTCCATGATCAAGAAACTCTTGCAAGAAGGTGACTTGGCTATATGCCCAGAAGGAACAACTTGTAGGGAACCTTTTCTTCTTAGGTTTTCGGCTTTGTTTGCCGAGTTAACCGATGAGCTTGTCCCGGTCGCTATGGTTAACCGGATGAGTATGTTTCACGGAACAACGGCGAGAGGGTGGAAAGGAATGGATCCTTTTTACTTCTTCATGAACCCTAGTCCTGTTTATGAAGTTACATTCTTGAATAAGTTGCCTAAAGAGTTGACTTGTGGTTCACAAAAGTCAAGTCATGAAGTGGCAAACTATATACAAAGGGTGATAGCTTCAACTTTGTCTTATGAGTGTACTAGCTTTACTAGAAGGGATAAGTATAGAGCACTTGCTGGGAATGATGGAACTGTGGTGGAGAAGACCAATAAGGCTAACAAAGTAATGGGTTGCTAA
- the LOC123909740 gene encoding sucrose-phosphatase 2-like isoform X2: protein MDRLNGSANLMIVSDLDYTMVDHDDSENLSLLRFNALWEAYYRHNSLLVFSTGRSPTIYEELRKQKPLLTPDITIMSVGTEITYGESMVPDDGWKQYLDHKWNRDIVVEETAKFPELTSQSETEQRPHKVSFYLEKGKASKVVQALSKCLENRGLDVKIIYSNGIALDVLPQAAGKGRALDFLLQKLKTDGLGPLNTLVCGDSGNDAELFGVPQVYGVMVSNAQEELVEWYAQNARDNAQITHATERCAAGIMQAIGNFNLGPNVSPRDIKDSIINIKVLSPSHEVVMFYLFYERWMRGEIENSEQYIQNLKSIFHSTGNSVHPSGVDRSMQQIIYTLPKMFGEKKGHHFRVWIDRVSFAEVSLGSWLVKFDKWELSG, encoded by the exons ATGGATCGACTCAATGGTTCTGCCAATCTAATGATAGTTTCAGATCTTGATTACACAATG GTAGACCATGATGATTCAGAAAACCTTTCTCTTCTCAGGTTTAATGCACTATGGGAAGCTTATTATCGCCATAATTCTCTGCTAGTATTCTCCACTGGGAGATCACCTACTATATATGAAGAGTTAAGAAAGCAGAAACCTTTGTTGACTCCCGATATAACGATAATGTCTGTGGGAACTGAGATTACATATGGTGAATCCATGGTACCGGATGACGGGTGGAAACAGTATCTGGATCATAAATGGAACAGGGACATAGTTGTGGAGGAAACAGCCAAGTTTCCTGAGCTAACTAGTCAA TCAGAGACAGAGCAACGGCCTCACAAGGTTAGCTTCTATTTGGAGAAAGGGAAGGCATCAAAAGTTGTGCAAGCTCTCTCAAAATGTTTGGAAAATCGTGGG TTAgatgtgaaaataatttatagcAATGGTATTGCTTTAGATGTATTACCCCAAGCTGCTGGAAAAGGACGAGCCCTTgattttttgcttcaaaaactaaaaactGATGGACTAGGACCACTCAACACTCTTGTTTGTGGTGATTCTGGAAATGATGCTGAACTATTCGGCGTACCTCAAGTGTATGGTGTcatg GTCAGTAATGCGCAAGAAGAATTGGTTGAATGGTATGCACAAAACGCAAGGGATAATGCACAAATAACCCATGCAACGGAGAGATGTGCAGCTGGTATTATGCAAGCCATTGGTAACTTCAATCTTGGTCCAAATGTGTCTCCAAGAGATATTAAAGACTCAATAATAAACATTAAAGTTCTTAGTCCTAGCCATGAAGTAGTGATGTTTTACCTATTTTATGAGAGATGGATGCGTGGAGAAATTGAGAATTCTGAGCAGTATATACAAAATCTAAAATCAATATTT CATTCTACTGGAAATTCTGTCCATCCCTCAGGAGTTGATCGATCAATGcaacaaattatatatacttTGCCAAAGATGTTTGGTGAGAAGAAGGGCCACCACTTTCGGGTTTGGATTGATCGTGTATCTTTTGCAGAGGTTAGTTTGGGATCATGGCTGGTCAAATTTGATAAATGGGAATTATCTG